From the genome of Lasioglossum baleicum chromosome 13, iyLasBale1, whole genome shotgun sequence, one region includes:
- the LOC143214988 gene encoding ciliogenesis and planar polarity effector 2, with the protein MNAINVNWLHSVEGESLVHHFYVNTSKKRRFYGILERPPLPSSIEEVTYKIFMVGRSGVGKTSVVARLAGIQESNNYVETNGIKKTNIFWPVKIWDKVVLFKLQFWDTSETSIKKYNHILPACKDKVDAICSVFCFDDATGFNDVPYLMNTMAAIKEKPANIIIGTKFKPWSSSTIEDARIKEFEDKWKVKVIRLDINKLSARSEIFDCSYQLNAICSILWNRDKEFISKQMGQN; encoded by the exons ATGAATGCAATAAATGTGAACTGGTTGCATTCGGTGGAGGGAGAGTCTTTGGTACACCACTTTTATGTAAACACGTCGAAAAAACGAAGATTCTATG GTATACTTGAAAGACCGCCTCTACCGTCTTCGATCGAGGAAGTtacttataaaatttttatggtCGGTAGATCAGGAGTAGGGAAAACTTCTGTTGTAGCACGTCTTGCTGGTATACAAGAATCAAATAATTACGTAGAAACAAATGGcataaagaagacaaatatattttgGCCAGTTAAGATATGGGATAAAGTTGTATTATTCAAACTACAATTTTGGGACACCTCCGAGACaagcattaaaaaatataatcatATATTGCCT GCCTGCAAGGATAAAGTCGACGCAATATGTTCTGTGTTTTGTTTCGACGATGCCACAGGATTTAACGATGTTCCTTATTTGATGAATACAATGGCTGCTATCAAGGAAAAGCCtgctaatattataataggaactaa ATTTAAACCTTGGTCAAGTTCTACAATAGAAGATGCAAGAATCAAAGAGTTCGAAGACAAATGGAAAGTTAAAGTTATTAGACTTGATATTAATAAATTGTCGGCTAGATCTGAAATATTTGATTGTTCTTATCAATTGAATGCTATATGCAGTATTCTGTGGAATAGGGACAAAGAATTTATATCGAAGCAAATGGGACAGAATTAA
- the LOC143214958 gene encoding uncharacterized protein LOC143214958, with protein sequence MDPEKLKVVELRTELSQRGLDTKGVKSVLVERLRKALQEENASEEDQEKGNVDADNTHDTANQENDDKSESAKVPQTPKKSSRLSKVAVTPRETPGTKKRRTSRISSYSSRKRTSPKKSDQNDLSRESSPTISEPALQEEPVIPEEITEQEEPVIPEETTEQEDIASQEEKTDSLDRIEEMEEEEPLPDVGDKSAGTKEVAKDTDESVQLQNTKSPAKSPAKSTVHENVSPKKSTVHENVSPKKPTVHENVSPKKPTVHENVSPKKSSVNENLSPKKSIVNENLTPKKSPVKEYVSPKKPQENRDEMDKLQQHAVVTLIREPLENIETSKVSEHSEANIIKHDEPKAVAEESKVDDVEEDIVETSKMDVETTDNEGSVEPISNVKTSDIPETEAATDNLLEQEQNADENENDESKPDDVSMENQNVLSSDEKVVDDIRDDKLEEQDVEMEEAKAEEDADEDLDLKEQDKDDTEVDRKRKRSPSPSEEREDSPATEIVENEPEIDETALTLSWYDSDLNLVIDKEGFFTATPMHNDGFSHMWAGARASYGFLHGKVYYEAKIVDLCPIDTENEEKPYILRVGWSTPYTSMQLGEEKFSYGYDSIGRKLTNNQFEDYGLQFGKDDVVGCYLDATSEDNIVLSYTVNGKDQGTAFNITKSELCDKALFPHILSKNCSFACNFGQENPWAEEVLEGYMSIGNMDSQSKIPGPRRPTKKEECEVIMMCGLPACGKTTWATKHAAGQPYKMYNILGLGSLIDKIKDSDLSHKENNNYPWEVLIDKCTRVLDKLLELAPTRRRNYILDQTNVYPSAQRRKMKTFGGYQRKAIVLVPSEEEYKSRVAKHKPVEGKEPTESMLMEMKANFRAPAIGEYFDAVDWIELSHEEGDKLIGKYNKEAKEAGYGLQQSKRPRLESRPENSRDNRTTRHNRDNREYRDRRSNNYTERNRNAGWRGGSNMGWRDRPQRSGHMRHGGGYGPPGQWRGGRGAPIPLVHRGMDRRGGNMDRRMGNDRGRALASRQGGWAPAGNYSGSQQSWNQGNWSSGQGSQGWGQNNWSPHWGGSWKSYGQSSYNQQQGYGNGSWNSWNQQQYYNQYWGQQQQQPQQQQQQLQGGQTTASSDQTVNKQ encoded by the exons ATGGATCCGGAAAAATTGAAAGTGGTCGAATTAAGGACAGAACTCTCACAGCGCGGACTCGATACGAAAGGCGTCAAGTCAGTGCTCGTCGAAAGACTTCGTAAAGCATTACAAGAGGAAAATGCGAGCG AAGAGGATCAAGAAAAAGGAAATGTCGATGCAGACAATACACACGACACAGCGAACCAAGAGAACGATGATAAGTCAGAATCTGCGAAGGTACCGCAGACGCCGAAGAAATCCAGTAGATTGTCCAAAGTGGCAGTAACGCCACGAGAAACTCCTGGAACCAAGAAACGAAGAACCTCTAGGATCTCTTCGTATTCCTCCAGAAAACGAACATCTCCGAAGAAATCAGATCAAAATGATCTGTCTCGCGAATCATCGCCTACAATCTCAGAACCCGCTTTACAAGAGGAACCTGTTATACCGGAAGAAATTACGGAGCAAGAAGAACCTGTTATACCGGAGGAAACTACCGAGCAAGAAGACATTGCCTCACAAGAAGAAAAAACTGATTCCTTAGATAGAATCGAGGAAATGGAAGAGGAGGAGCCACTGCCGGATGTGGGAGATAAAAGTGCAGGTACGAAGGAAGTTGCGAAAGATACGGATGAAAGTGTGCAACTACAAAACACAAAGTCACCAGCAAAGTCACCCGCAAAGTCTACCGTTCATGAAAACGTGTCTCCAAAGAAATCTACAGTTCACGAAAATGTGTCTCCGAAGAAACCTACAGTTCACGAAAATGTGTCTCCGAAGAAACCTACTGTTCATGAAAATGTATCTCCAAAGAAGTCCAgtgtcaatgaaaatttatctcCAAAGAAGTCGATTGTCAATGAGAATTTGACCCCAAAAAAGTCTCCTGTGAAAGAATATGTGTCTCCGAAGAAGCCACAGGAAAACAGAGATGAAATGGATAAACTGCAGCAGCATGCAGTGGTTACTTTAATAAGAGAACCACTTGAAAATATTGAGACTTCAAAAGTGAGCGAGCATAGCGAAGCAAATATAATAAAACATGATGAACCGAAAGCAGTTGCAGAAGAAAGTAAGGTAGACGATGTTGAAGAGGATATCGTCGAAACCAGCAAAATGGATGTAGAAACAACAGATAACGAGGGATCCGTAGAACCTATTAGTAATGTTAAGACTAGCGACATTCCTGAAACAGAAGCAGCAACAGACAATTTGCTTGAACAAGAACAAAATGCTGATGAGAATGAAAACGATGAATCAAAACCCGACGATGTTTCGATGGAAAATCAAAATGTTTTATCAAGTGATGAGAAAGTAGTGGACGATATACGTGACGATAAACTGGAGGAACAG GATGTAGAAATGGAGGAAGCGAAAGCCGAGGAGGATGCAGACGAGGATCTAGATTTGAAGGAACAAGATAAGGATGATACGGAAGTGGACAGGAAAAGGAAAAGGTCGCCCAGTCCTTCGGAAGAGCGCGAAGATTCACCGGCAACTGAGATTGTTGAGAACGAACCCGAAATCGACGAAACTGCTTTGACCTTGTCTTGGT ATGATTCGGATTTAAATCTCGTTATCGACAAGGAGGGGTTTTTTACTGCTACGCCTATGCACAACGATGGTTTTTCGCACATGTGGGCTGGTGCTAGAGCTTCGTACGGTTTTCTTCACGGGAAAGTTTATTATGAGGCGAAAATAGTAGATCTCTGTCCCATCGATACAGAAAACGAAGAGAAACCGTACATACTTAGAGTGGGCTGGTCTACTCCGTATACGTCGATGCAACTGGGAGAAGAAAAATTCAGTTACGGTTACGATAGTATCGGGAGAAAATTGACGAACAATCAGTTCGAAGACTACGGGCTTCAGTTTGGTAAGGACGATGTTGTCGGATGTTACCTCGACGCAACATCCGAGGATAACATCGTTTTATCTTATACCGTGAATGGGAAAGACCAAGGAACTGCATTCAACATCACGAAATCGGAACTCTGCGACAAAGCATTGTTTCCGCATATCTTAAGTAAGAACTGTAGCTTCGCCTGCAACTTCGGTCAAGAAAATCCATGGGCCGAAGAAGTTTTAGAAGGTTACATGTCAATCGGCAATATGGATTCTCAGTCCAAGATTCCCGGTCCGCGCAGACCAACCAAGAAAGAGGAATGCGAAGTGATAATGATGTGTGGATTACCCGCCTGTGGGAAAACAACTTGGGCAACGAAACACGCGGCTGGACAGCCTTACAAAATGTACAATATTCTAGGGCTTGGTAGTTTAATCGATAAAATCAAA GACTCGGACTTGTCTCACAAAGAGAACAACAATTATCCATGGGAGGTCCTTATCGACAAGTGTACGCGCGTATTAGATAAATTGTTGGAACTGGCTCCAACTAGAAGGCGCAATTACATATTGGATCAG ACAAACGTATACCCTTCCGCACAAAGACGTAAAATGAAGACTTTCGGTGGATATCAGAGAAAAGCGATAGTATTGGTACCATCCGAAGAGGAATACAAATCACGCGTTGCTAAGCACAAACCGGTTGAGGGCAAGGAACCTACCGAATCTATGTTGATGGAAATGAAAG CAAACTTCAGAGCTCCGGCCATCGGCGAATATTTCGACGCAGTCGATTGGATCGAGCTCAGTCACGAAGAGGGTGATAAACTTATAGGAAAATACAACAAAGAAGCAAAAGAGGCTGGTTATGGATTGCAACAGAGTAAACGTCCACGACTCGAGTCAAGACCAGAGAATTCTCGAGATAACCGCACCACGCGACACAACCGCGACAACCGTGAATATCGTGATAGACGGAGCAATAATT ATACCGAGAGGAATCGGAATGCAGGCTGGAGAGGCGGTAGCAATATGGGTTGGAGAGACAGACCTCAAAGGAGTGGTCATATGAGGCATGGTGGAGGCTATGGTCCACCGGGACAATGGAGAGGAGGACGAGGAGCACCGATACCACTTGTTCATCGTGGAATGGACAGAAGGGGCGGCAATATGGATAGAAGAATGGGAAACGACAGAGGTCGAGCATTGGCATCCCGCCAGGGTGGTTGGGCTCCAGCTGG aaattattCAGGTTCACAGCAATCGTGGAATCAAGGCAATTGGTCGAGTGGACAGGGTAGCCAAGGATGGGGACAAAATAACTGGAGTCCGCATTGGGGAGGAAGCTGGAAGAGCTACGGACAGAGCTCGTATAATCAACAACAGGGTTACGGTAACGGAAGCTGGAACAGTTGGAATCAGCAGCAGTATTACAATCAGTATTGGGgccaacaacaacagcagccgcagcaacagcaacaacaactgCAGGGCGGTCAGACAACCGCAAGCAGTGATCAAACTGTAAACAAACAATAA